Proteins co-encoded in one Hymenobacter swuensis DY53 genomic window:
- a CDS encoding biotin/lipoyl-containing protein encodes MLQVRTDAAPQQNWEVDYRPGGPITVNGEPFAWDIAPLGNGRYHVVHEGRSYTAELVSADYAAKTFVLKLNGQQITLQAKDRFDLLLDKLGMSNAAASKVNELKAPMPGLIVDIRVAAGQTVQKGDPLLVLEAMKMENILKAPGEGTVAAIKVTLRDNVTKGQVLIQFS; translated from the coding sequence ATGTTACAGGTACGTACTGATGCCGCCCCCCAACAAAACTGGGAGGTTGACTACCGCCCCGGCGGCCCCATCACCGTCAACGGTGAACCTTTCGCGTGGGATATTGCTCCGTTGGGCAACGGCCGCTACCATGTAGTCCACGAAGGCCGTTCCTATACTGCTGAGCTGGTATCGGCAGACTATGCAGCCAAAACTTTTGTACTGAAGCTCAACGGTCAGCAGATTACACTGCAGGCCAAGGACCGTTTCGACCTGCTACTGGATAAGCTGGGCATGAGCAACGCCGCTGCCAGTAAAGTAAATGAGTTGAAAGCCCCTATGCCTGGTCTGATTGTGGACATTCGGGTGGCAGCGGGACAGACGGTGCAGAAAGGCGACCCGCTATTGGTACTGGAAGCCATGAAGATGGAAAACATCCTCAAAGCTCCCGGTGAAGGTACCGTGGCGGCCATCAAAGTAACTTTACGCGACAACGTTACCAAAGGCCAGGTGCTGATTCAGTTTAGCTAG
- the pyrH gene encoding UMP kinase: protein MKYNRILLKLSGEALMGQQQYGIDAVRLMQYAEEIKAAAATGTQVAVVIGGGNIFRGVQAEAFGLDRVQGDYMGMLATVINSMALQSALEKLGVNTRLLSGVTIQRVCEPYIRRRAMRHLEKGRVVIFGAGIGSPYFTTDSAASLRAIEIEADVVLKGTRVDGIYTADPEKDPSAVRFPEITFDEVMEKNLNVMDMTAFTLCKENNLPIIVFDMNKGGNLQRLLDGESVGTLVSMHGSQKAPLDPNHSSLQPALNEGEEQA, encoded by the coding sequence TTGAAGTACAACCGAATCCTGCTGAAACTAAGCGGTGAGGCCCTGATGGGCCAGCAGCAATACGGAATTGATGCCGTACGGCTCATGCAGTACGCTGAAGAAATCAAGGCGGCCGCCGCTACGGGCACCCAGGTGGCCGTAGTTATCGGGGGCGGCAATATTTTCCGGGGCGTACAGGCGGAAGCCTTTGGCCTCGACCGGGTACAGGGCGACTACATGGGCATGCTGGCCACCGTTATCAACTCGATGGCCCTGCAGAGTGCGCTAGAAAAGCTGGGGGTAAATACCAGACTCCTCTCGGGGGTTACCATACAACGGGTATGTGAGCCGTACATCCGTCGGCGGGCCATGCGCCACCTGGAGAAAGGCCGCGTGGTGATTTTCGGGGCCGGCATCGGTTCGCCCTACTTCACAACCGATTCGGCGGCCTCGCTACGGGCTATTGAAATTGAGGCTGACGTAGTACTGAAAGGTACCCGCGTGGACGGCATCTACACGGCCGATCCGGAGAAAGACCCTTCTGCGGTCCGGTTCCCCGAAATTACCTTCGATGAGGTAATGGAAAAGAACCTCAACGTGATGGACATGACAGCCTTCACGCTGTGCAAAGAGAATAACCTGCCTATCATTGTGTTCGACATGAACAAAGGGGGGAATCTCCAGCGACTACTCGATGGCGAGAGTGTGGGTACGCTCGTGAGTATGCACGGCAGCCAGAAAGCCCCGCTCGACCCGAACCATAGTAGCCTGCAACCCGCCCTCAATGAAGGCGAAGAACAAGCCTAA
- the nusG gene encoding transcription termination/antitermination protein NusG — protein MGELKWYVVRSVSGQEKKAKTYLETEIGRHGLSDLVPQVLIPVEKVFEMRNGKKRVRERNLYPGYIIIHADLTHGEVDHIITSTPGVIGFLSDKEGKAANQNTKPVPLHISEVNRILGIVDEVEEQAASLETPFVVGELVKIVDGGFAGMSGNVSEVFEERKRLNVIVKIFGRSQPMELSYTQVEKEV, from the coding sequence ATGGGCGAGTTGAAATGGTACGTAGTCCGCTCGGTTAGCGGGCAGGAGAAAAAAGCCAAAACTTATCTGGAAACCGAGATTGGCCGTCATGGTCTTTCCGATTTGGTGCCCCAGGTATTGATTCCGGTGGAGAAGGTGTTCGAGATGCGCAACGGTAAGAAGCGCGTCCGTGAGCGGAACCTGTATCCCGGTTATATCATCATTCACGCCGACCTGACCCACGGTGAAGTAGACCATATCATTACCAGCACACCTGGCGTCATTGGTTTTCTGAGCGATAAAGAGGGTAAGGCCGCTAACCAAAATACCAAGCCCGTTCCGCTGCATATTTCCGAAGTAAACCGCATCCTCGGGATTGTGGATGAAGTGGAAGAACAAGCTGCTTCCCTGGAAACGCCTTTTGTAGTAGGCGAACTGGTGAAGATTGTGGACGGTGGCTTTGCCGGTATGTCAGGCAACGTATCCGAGGTGTTCGAGGAGCGTAAGCGTCTGAACGTCATTGTAAAAATATTCGGCCGTAGCCAGCCCATGGAGTTGAGCTACACGCAGGTTGAAAAGGAAGTTTGA
- a CDS encoding M1 family metallopeptidase, giving the protein MKYPVLGALTLVLMCQFTASAQVVKSSRPASSVSHPVRKKAPETPAQPTVTNSVMPIPNWLPATNPQQPAVTIVHDLTDTKLDIRFDWAKQWLIGTAVLTLRPHFYPQSQLVLDAKGFDVKSVELMNSSRKGKDLKYSYDKKKLTISLDRLYQRTEQYQLRIQYVAKPNELPKGGSEAITDDKGLYFINPLGTDKVKPRQVWTQGETEGSSCWFPTIDRPNQRMTQEISLTVESGQKTLSNGLLTASRRNPDGTRTDTWKLSQPHAPYLAMLAVGDFAVVSDTWRGKPVDYYVDPAYQYTAKQVFGNTPAMLEFFSKKLGVDYPWDKYAQVAVHDFVSGAMENTTASTFQQQLVQFTPRELPDVSYASSESVIAHELFHQWFGDYVTTESWSNLPLNESFADYSELLWAEHKYGADAAAYVQQTKLRNYLEEAQTKREPLIRYHYASQEDMFDRHSYDKGGRVLHMLRKYVGEEAFFTSLNRYLTTNKLSASEIAKLRIAFEETTGEDLMWFFDQWFLQRGHPELRVTHTYENSQVVLRVQQVQDTLYQPVYRLPVTVATWNNNQATEHRILITKANQTFRLQVNQRPNLVKFDDDGTLLADIDETQSQEELLFQLNHARGYLQKYQAIQGLRSKSADLLVSSAFRTALNDPFWATRVAALDGLRRYRGAEGNAVRKDLQRVALNEKNGAVRANAISVLSSFVNEDFSEVYNTALKDSSYLVAGAAIEALSKAPVSTTRSQVAALQNTRNPALLTALSSYYGRNGTIDDYPWFLQRSQDAPAEVLYVMLENFGTLMQRIPPIEREKGIQRLETMARTHPQVYVRLGAYKGLHELVASMPALKPVLQDIRSKEKDESLKSMYSLIQ; this is encoded by the coding sequence ATGAAATACCCGGTCCTCGGTGCCCTTACGCTGGTGCTGATGTGTCAGTTTACGGCTTCTGCTCAGGTAGTTAAATCCAGTCGTCCGGCCTCTTCGGTGAGCCACCCCGTGCGCAAAAAAGCCCCTGAAACACCGGCCCAGCCGACGGTGACAAATTCCGTCATGCCCATTCCTAACTGGCTGCCCGCTACCAATCCTCAGCAGCCCGCGGTCACCATCGTGCACGATCTGACGGACACCAAGCTGGACATCCGGTTCGATTGGGCTAAGCAATGGCTGATAGGTACTGCCGTTCTTACACTTCGGCCGCACTTTTATCCCCAAAGCCAGTTGGTGCTGGATGCTAAGGGTTTTGATGTGAAAAGCGTGGAGTTGATGAACAGCTCCCGCAAGGGTAAAGACCTTAAATACAGCTACGATAAGAAGAAGCTCACTATCAGTCTTGACCGGCTCTACCAGCGCACTGAGCAGTACCAGCTCCGGATCCAATATGTGGCCAAGCCCAATGAGCTGCCCAAAGGCGGCAGTGAGGCCATTACTGACGACAAAGGGCTCTATTTTATCAACCCACTAGGTACCGATAAAGTCAAACCCCGCCAAGTCTGGACCCAGGGCGAGACGGAAGGTAGCTCCTGCTGGTTCCCTACCATCGATAGGCCCAACCAGCGGATGACGCAGGAAATCAGCCTGACGGTAGAAAGCGGCCAGAAAACCCTTTCCAACGGGCTGCTCACCGCCTCGCGCCGCAACCCCGATGGCACCCGCACTGATACGTGGAAACTTAGTCAGCCTCACGCCCCTTACCTCGCCATGCTAGCCGTCGGCGACTTTGCCGTGGTATCGGATACGTGGCGCGGTAAGCCCGTGGATTACTATGTGGACCCCGCATATCAGTACACGGCTAAACAGGTGTTTGGCAACACGCCGGCCATGCTGGAGTTCTTCTCCAAAAAGTTGGGGGTTGATTACCCATGGGACAAGTACGCGCAGGTCGCCGTACACGACTTCGTTTCAGGTGCAATGGAAAACACCACGGCTTCTACGTTCCAGCAGCAACTGGTGCAATTTACGCCCCGTGAGTTACCCGATGTGTCGTACGCATCTTCCGAGTCAGTCATTGCGCATGAGCTGTTCCACCAGTGGTTTGGCGACTACGTAACCACTGAATCCTGGAGCAACCTGCCGCTCAACGAGTCCTTCGCCGATTATTCGGAATTGTTGTGGGCTGAACACAAGTATGGTGCTGATGCCGCGGCCTACGTGCAGCAAACCAAACTGCGCAACTACCTCGAAGAAGCGCAAACCAAGCGGGAACCACTTATCCGTTACCACTATGCCAGCCAGGAGGATATGTTTGACCGCCATTCTTATGACAAGGGTGGCCGTGTACTACATATGCTGCGCAAATACGTAGGCGAAGAAGCCTTCTTCACCTCCCTTAACCGCTACCTTACTACCAATAAGCTCTCAGCCTCCGAAATAGCCAAGCTGCGCATTGCTTTCGAGGAAACCACTGGGGAGGATCTGATGTGGTTTTTCGACCAGTGGTTCCTGCAGCGCGGACACCCGGAGCTGCGCGTTACGCACACTTATGAAAACAGCCAGGTCGTGCTACGGGTGCAGCAGGTGCAGGACACGCTCTACCAGCCTGTGTATCGTCTGCCGGTTACAGTTGCCACTTGGAATAATAATCAGGCGACGGAGCACCGTATTCTCATTACAAAAGCCAATCAAACGTTCCGGCTCCAAGTAAACCAGCGTCCTAATCTGGTGAAATTTGATGACGACGGAACCTTGCTGGCGGATATCGATGAAACCCAAAGTCAGGAAGAACTATTGTTTCAGCTGAACCACGCGCGAGGCTACTTGCAGAAGTATCAGGCCATTCAGGGGTTGCGTAGCAAGTCAGCAGATTTATTGGTCAGTTCTGCCTTCCGTACTGCCCTGAATGATCCGTTCTGGGCGACCAGAGTAGCGGCCCTGGATGGCTTGCGCCGATACCGTGGGGCCGAAGGCAACGCTGTTCGAAAGGACTTACAGCGGGTTGCGCTCAACGAAAAGAATGGTGCCGTACGGGCCAATGCTATCAGTGTGCTGTCGTCCTTCGTTAATGAAGACTTCAGCGAAGTTTATAATACGGCTCTGAAGGACAGCTCCTACCTAGTTGCCGGAGCCGCTATTGAGGCCTTGTCCAAGGCCCCCGTGTCTACTACACGCAGCCAGGTGGCCGCATTACAGAATACACGTAACCCTGCACTGCTGACAGCCCTCTCCAGCTACTACGGGCGCAACGGTACCATTGATGATTATCCTTGGTTTCTGCAACGCAGCCAGGATGCCCCAGCAGAAGTCCTGTACGTAATGCTCGAAAACTTCGGGACGCTGATGCAGCGAATTCCGCCCATTGAACGGGAAAAAGGGATTCAGCGTCTTGAAACTATGGCCCGCACCCATCCGCAGGTGTACGTCCGACTGGGAGCTTACAAAGGTCTACACGAACTCGTGGCAAGCATGCCTGCACTGAAACCTGTGCTGCAGGATATCCGCAGTAAAGAGAAGGATGAGAGTTTAAAATCCATGTACAGCCTGATACAATAA
- the secE gene encoding preprotein translocase subunit SecE, whose translation MSKLTNYFRETSEEMRYKVTWPSLEELQKSAGLVLIGSLLFAVVVGLLDVAFKESLEAFYNSVR comes from the coding sequence ATGAGCAAGCTAACGAACTACTTCCGGGAAACTTCCGAAGAGATGCGCTACAAAGTGACGTGGCCTTCACTGGAAGAATTGCAGAAAAGTGCCGGCTTAGTTTTGATTGGCTCGTTGCTTTTTGCAGTGGTAGTTGGTTTGCTGGATGTGGCCTTCAAGGAAAGCCTGGAGGCATTTTATAACTCAGTCCGTTAA
- the tuf gene encoding elongation factor Tu — protein MAKENFDRSKPHVNIGTIGHVDHGKTTLTAAITMVLANKGLAAKRDFSSIDNAPEEKERGITINTSHVEYATENRHYAHVDCPGHADYVKNMVTGAAQMDGAILVVAATDGPMPQTREHILLARQVGVPQLVVFMNKVDMVDDPELLELVEMEIRELLSFYDFDGDNIPVIQGSALGGLNGDAAWVPKIEELMAAVDSYIPIPARLTDLPFLMPVEDVFSITGRGTVATGRIERGIINSGEQVEILGMGAENLKSTVTGVEMFRKILDRGEAGDNVGLLLRGIEKEAIRRGMVICKPGSVKPHTKFKAEVYVLSKEEGGRHTPFFNNYRPQFYFRTTDVTGIITLAEGVEMVMPGDNVTISVELINSVAMEKGLRFAIREGGRTVGAGQVTEITE, from the coding sequence ATGGCTAAAGAAAATTTTGACCGGTCCAAGCCGCACGTAAACATCGGCACGATTGGTCACGTGGACCACGGCAAGACTACCCTCACCGCCGCCATTACCATGGTTCTGGCTAACAAGGGTCTGGCTGCCAAGCGCGACTTCTCTTCGATCGACAATGCTCCCGAAGAAAAAGAGCGTGGTATCACGATCAACACTTCGCACGTAGAATACGCTACCGAAAATCGTCACTATGCTCACGTTGACTGCCCCGGTCACGCTGACTATGTGAAGAACATGGTAACGGGTGCTGCCCAGATGGACGGCGCTATCCTCGTAGTGGCTGCTACCGACGGTCCGATGCCCCAGACGCGTGAGCACATCCTGCTCGCTCGCCAGGTAGGTGTTCCTCAGCTGGTTGTATTCATGAACAAAGTGGACATGGTGGATGACCCCGAGCTCCTCGAGCTGGTGGAAATGGAAATCCGTGAACTGCTGTCGTTCTATGACTTCGATGGCGACAACATTCCGGTAATTCAGGGCTCGGCTCTGGGTGGCCTGAACGGTGACGCTGCTTGGGTTCCCAAGATCGAAGAGCTGATGGCTGCTGTTGATAGCTACATTCCGATTCCTGCTCGTCTGACCGACCTGCCCTTCCTGATGCCCGTAGAGGACGTGTTCTCTATCACTGGCCGTGGAACGGTTGCTACCGGCCGTATCGAGCGTGGTATCATCAACTCGGGTGAGCAAGTTGAAATCCTCGGTATGGGTGCTGAGAACCTCAAGTCGACCGTAACGGGCGTTGAGATGTTCCGCAAAATCCTGGACCGTGGTGAAGCTGGTGACAACGTAGGTCTGCTGCTCCGTGGTATTGAAAAAGAAGCCATCCGTCGTGGTATGGTTATCTGCAAGCCCGGTTCGGTTAAGCCCCACACCAAGTTCAAAGCTGAGGTGTACGTGCTGTCGAAAGAAGAAGGTGGCCGTCATACGCCATTCTTCAACAACTACCGTCCCCAGTTCTATTTCCGCACCACTGACGTAACCGGCATCATCACGCTGGCCGAGGGTGTAGAAATGGTAATGCCCGGCGACAACGTAACTATCTCGGTTGAGCTAATCAACTCGGTAGCTATGGAGAAAGGCCTGCGTTTCGCTATCCGTGAGGGTGGCCGTACGGTAGGTGCCGGTCAGGTAACCGAAATCACCGAGTAG